One segment of Monomorium pharaonis isolate MP-MQ-018 chromosome 6, ASM1337386v2, whole genome shotgun sequence DNA contains the following:
- the LOC105834661 gene encoding growth/differentiation factor 8, which translates to MVTRALLLLSLVLLGAFDAPGIERTHVRHLAMAGNACNACRMHEELRALSLEAIKEQILNKLGLKQAPNMTGRALPRIPPISKLMDMYGMQSDQPQPLEPGITHHEEVDEYAAKTESVFALAQPHQRLRHSKGSLDVLYFKFSDKVVQHRVTRAELSLWVWGVNQEAAELGEPLNLDGQDTGPVTITLQRILRGATETGGPLLGPPLTTKHPRPYGRRGGWITIELRRMVAEWFKHPRDNLGVALKITGPGGNHRRNSVRLVETNPGAEYAPYLEVQMQELDSRRGSRIKRNVGLNCDEASQETRCCRYKLTVDFEKFGWDWIIAPKKYDANYCSGDCPMAFLPAYPNTHIVSLAEPPNNTGPCCAPRKLSEITMLYFDNEYQIVFSRLPGMVVEKCGCS; encoded by the exons ATGGTCACGAGGGCGCTGCTACTACTCTCGCTGGTCCTCCTCGGTGCCTTCGACGCGCCCGGCATCGAGAGAACCCACGTCCGGCACTTGGCGATGGCCGGTAACGCCTGCAACGCATGCAGGATGCACGAGGAGCTCCGCGCGCTTAGTTTGGAAGCCATCAAGGAGCAGATTCTAAACAAACTCGGCCTGAAGCAGGCGCCGAATATGACGGGCCGGGCTCTGCCGAGGATCCCGCCGATCTCAAAGCTGATGGACATGTACGGGATGCAGTCCGACCAGCCGCAGCCTCTCGAGCCTGGTATCACACATCACGAGGAGGTCGACGAATACGCCGCAAAGACGGAAAGTGTCTTTGCCTTGGCACAGCCTC ATCAGAGGCTAAGGCACTCGAAGGGCAGCTTGGACGTGTTGTACTTCAAATTCTCCGATAAGGTCGTACAGCATCGCGTCACCAGGGCAGAACTGTCCCTGTGGGTATGGGGCGTGAATCAGGAAGCGGCGGAGCTCGGCGAGCCGCTCAATCTGGACGGTCAGGACACCGGTCCGGTGACGATCACGTTGCAGAGGATCCTACGGGGCGCGACCGAGACGGGCGGGCCCTTGCTGGGTCCACCTCTGACCACGAAACACCCTCGACCGTACGGCAGGCGGGGTGGCTGGATTACGATCGAGCTCAGACGAATGGTGGCGGAGTGGTTCAAGCATCCGAGGGACAATCTGGGGGTCGCCCTGAAGATCACCGGACCGGGCGGCAATCATCGCAGGAACTCCGTCCGACTGGTCGAGACCAATCCCGGCGCGGAATACGCCCCTTATCTCGAGGTGCAGATGCAGGAGCTCGACTCGCGAAGGGGCTCCAGGATCAAGAGGAACGTGGGACTCAATTGCGACGAGGCCAGCCAGGAGACCAGGTGTTGCCGGTACAAGCTGACGGTGGACTTTGAAAAGTTCGGCTGGGATTGGATAATCGCACCCAAAAA ATACGATGCCAATTACTGCTCGGGCGACTGTCCGATGGCTTTCCTTCCGGCCTATCCGAACACGCATATCGTCAGCCTGGCGGAGCCGCCGAACAACACCGGGCCGTGCTGCGCACCTAGGAAGCTGTCCGAAATCACAATGTTGTATTTTGACAACGAGTACCAGATCGTGTTCTCGCGGTTGCCGGGCATGGTCGTCGAGAAATGCGGGTGCTCATAG